TAGAACCTACCTACCGACTTTTTTCAAACtgtaaatataagtacttaattttaattaaaatatagttttttttacccgattgcaaaaaagaaataaaaattcaatcatGTTTCTATGTATATAGTTGGGAAGATAGGTATGTCGCGTCGTTAGCATCGTTGGTAACGCCGAAAAACATGATTTCTTGTCATTTTGCCAAGAAACGATTGAATAAAAAACGAGGTTGTTTTATTGCGCAGTGGTTTTCTACAGAGGCTGATATTGCTGATTGCACGATGTTTATTTTCGCCGTGTTATTTTTAGATAGATAGTGATTTACCTACTCCCACATTGTAAGATTGGCAAAGGCTTAACATTTTACCGACATACTTAATACTAGGATATACTACTGAGAATACTGAGATATTCTTTCgagttttaagtatttatactATTTCGCCgatatttgaaataatgataaaatgtttCCAATCAAGTTTTAAAGACACGCAATACTGCTTTCGGGTGCTTGATAATATGACGTAATgtgtacttaatataatttacaggcTGACATATTAATATAGAGCAATTTGACAATGAGCAAGGAAATGATAGAATATGATGACGAAGAATATGTGGATGTGAACTCACTTCCACTAAAACCACCGCAGCCGCTGTTGCCCCCCGAGCGGCCGACCCGTCGTCCTTGGCATCCAGTCATGTGGGACAGCTCGATAATTGGCATTCCGCCACCAGATCACTCCCAGAAGGAGGATGAGGTACGTCATAAATTATATGAACATCATTGTTACTGGCGCCTTTCGGTATTTCTTTAATgctatatttaacataaacaaaagAGGATGGGGTTGTAGGTACTTAAATTTAgatgaaaataatgtataaaagatATCTAGGTACTACtagttattatttgaaatttattacatatattttagatGTAAGTGATTTAAAGTATACTAATATCTACAGTTatgttattacatatatatcttATCTTATGGCTTTGTCTGTTGGGTCCATTGGATGCCATTGTTTCATCCACGAAAGTTTCTTTTAGGGCTCCAAACTGCAAAGCTGGAGCCCGGATTTGGTTACGTTAACAgtacttttatacaaaaaatatattcgtcaCATTCCTTCCTGTAAGTAcctagataaaaaatgtttcgaGTGTTATTTTCTGTCCTCCACGGCCCCCCacgttttttaataataggtagccgatttttttacgtatataatttataaagtctaatgaattttatatgtaatataaagtaacaactttatattacatatcAAATTCATTAGACTTTGTAGCGTATCTATTTTAGCTGTGCATTgtgaggttctgggttcaatTCCCAACTCGGGCGACAacattgttttttctattttaaaatacacaacCATGGATCGGTAATAGACATCAGCTCGATATTGTAAAAGATTCGTTTCTTGTCACATCATCGAACAGATAAGCTCGAGCAAGAGTGGGTGCGCTACGTGTGCCTTTGCCTTATACCTTCGAGGGGGAAAAAGGCAAAAGTGAATGTAATTTTGCGTGCGTTAGTGCTTTACGTTCTATGTAGAATCGTATTTCCACATACTACATTACTGCGCTACCTTGAACACCCTCCCACcagcctaaataaatatttccattaaaatCTCATtctttataatacttatagtaAGTTATCAAGTCATGGCGCTGAAGACTGGGCATGACAGGTTAGCTTATTCATATATCAATTAAACTCAAATGCTAGTACCgtgtgttgtttttttacaaattgaaaatttgcccccactgcatctgatggtaagtttaTTGCgatccaatagaatttcgactgacgagagatgattacctctcagcagtctacacaattatgccggcctgttgggaccagataaacacaggttgatcccgaaacgcgacacatttctgtgggccactatggcgggttttaacaccttgtgtacggtggtcgctaaagaatatatcctaccgctaACAAACTTTTCttacttgtttgtttttattatttcagccAGTCTCGAAGTCACGGGAATACCCTCATAAACAACGCATACGCAACTTGCGACGACTCATCGCGCAAGGGAAAGTGAAACCTACACCCGAGACACTCATCTTCTTCCTGTGTAATAAATTCGCCATTTCCGAAGAACGAcaaaaaaacctataaaaatgtaaaatttatattattatatcgtattattctatttttatatattatggttTAATCTTTATTAGCTTCATATGACTTATTGTCCATTGACGTTATAGCCTATAGACATTAGACACCTAGTGCCCGATATTTCTCTTCACATTAATTTTACCAATTATAACCTACATGAGTTATAAGGAAGCGGGTAGCTCTATTACGATTAGTTTTGCGCACTTCATTAGGTTTACGTAGCCATAGAAACACTACACTGTCTAACACTGTGTAATGCTAACGGAAAGTGTAAAATGTACTTCAGTCAGATAGAACAATAAGACGTCAACGGGGTAAATATATCAAATGTGTTATGACTAGTATAAGATGAATTCcgtaatgtttataatattatgaataaaccAAATTATTACATGTAATGTAAAGCAATTTTTCTCAAATCCCAGAGTCTGCCTGTATTTACCACACCACTGTTTTGTACAAGGCGTTGCTAATGCGTGAGTGTTTACGGCTCACAGTTGTGGTCGCAATTGTTTTGGAAATATTGAACGGCAGACTATGATTGAGTTATGCTAAAGGTACTTTCAAAAATCAATCCCCTGTTGTTTTGTCTAAAGGCTGTATTGTCGATGTTTCTGCCTGTCACTAAGCgcaatgattatattttttaaagcatatTAAGGatttatctatatctattactttttatggatttatcatgtaaaatataatattatatagaaggtAAAAAACTCAAGTGGATtaggtacatatattttatattttcataaaaattatctacacacaagacttttaataaaaaacaaaatccaagTTTCTCCATATAActtatataaagtaattttattcgcCGGAAATGCGCAATATTCGCGCCCCGGGGACGGAGCGGCGAGGCCGTGGATACAATATTATACAGGGAGACGGACGGCGCCGCCGCTACCGCCCCGCGCCCGCACCTGCGCACCCAAGGCCtcacgtaaaataaattaaccaatCGAGAGAAATAAGAATCGGTCCTCCTCACGGACCGGCGAACGTCCGCGGCCGGCCCGCGACACACGCGCACTGCACACTGCACACACCGGGGCGCCGCGTCTACCGCACGGCGCGTTCGGTCCGTGGCGCGGCGAGctcgggcgcgcgcggcgggcggcgctaGGTGTCGGCGCCGGCCGCGCCTGCGCTGCTctccgcgcccgccgcgccgcccgccgccgccgcaccgccGCCCGCTCCCCCGCGCCCGCTGCGCCCGACTCCTCTTCCTCCTCCTCTTCGGGGTCGAACTTCAGCATGAGCTGCTTGAACTGGAAACCGCATGGAAATggattcattataatatattatttgtgcgaatagataatatttacataccaCGCGAGCACTTACTTCGAGGTAGTCGTCGACGAGCCGGCGACGACCCCGCTCGTCCAGCTCGTCATCGCACTCATCCTCGTGCAGTTGCGCGATTGTAGCTTTCGGTTCGAAAATGGGCGCGTGCCGTCGCGACACTGCTTTCTCATACACTTTTACGCTTTCTGAGGGGGAGTATTGGTTTATTTTCCTGTAGAAAATGAACAAATATTgtgacataatatttagaattatagaAAACAAAGGTAGTCAGAAACATaagaatacatatttaaaatatttttacattatggCACAAATggaataatatactttaattttaaaaagcttTTAAATGGATATTTGccacataacaaaataaaaatgatgattAGAGTATATTTGATAGATGGAGAAGGGCAAGAGTATTGTAATGTAGACGTGAGTACTGACGCGTCGGTGAAGCCGTAGAGCTGCTTGAGGTGCTGCTTGAGCACGAGCAGCAGCAGACAGCCGCGCGCCTGGCGCATGGCGTCGCGCAGCGCGCGCGTGCGCTCCGGCAGCCGCGCCACCAGCGCCTCCGCCTCCTCGTCGTCCTCCTCCTCGTCCTCCACGGACCCCGGCAGCTCCTTCTCCTCCGTGTTCGTTTTGTTCAACCCCTGCGTGTACAACACGTAACTCTTTGTAGTAATATCACAAACGACACCAGTTccaacttatttttaaaataatacatttaaattttatccaacAGGCTAAACCGTTGTAGTATaaaccagggatgttatggatatgaaatttcggacaTGGATACGGATATGTAACTATGTCGGATTATCatatagtttcggttacggatattcgattaaagtaaaataataatacagtagggcgacgatagtaatcgtcgccctactgtattataagtaattatcgATGAACGATTTGCGGGtgatgggtgttcggaaaacctcgTGTGTTTTAATTcgagatgaagtttcagtgaagtagtgccacctattagtgaaaagtttttatcacagtgtttacattttgcaaaattaccttcaacttgataaaaaatatccaaattgaAGTACatactttggacgcattttgtccttataaataCGTAACACACCACTATCCCTTcctaaataagtacctactcctaaataaaaaaaatactatttatgaatgaggttatgttatgactaaaaattataaactaactaCATATACAAGATGGcgtgtgagcggtgaaacaaaaacctgtcggaacatattatccgtgACATATCCGAAACTTttgtaacggatacggttacggttatggatatatttttatttcggatatccgatagtttcggttacgattacggagctccataacatccctggtataaacctaaaaaataacttaatggAAGAGACAAAGCTTAAAGtgtaatatatagaaataaacaatatgttCTGAATTATAATTACCTCACGAAAATGCTGTAGTAAGTTTGATCCCGaggttgaaataattatatcgatatggtgtataataaaaagtgGTTCGTCTTGTACTTGATACGGAAAGTAGCTTAAATTATCAGCCAGGTACAACATTTGATCCAAAGGTGCAGTCTGCGAAAACAAAACACATGATAACTTATAAGCAATTCGATGGAAATgacgtttaaattataattacaacacATTTTTATGCACTTACAGAAACATcatcaaattgttttaataatgataacaCTAGCGCTCTTCGTTGTGGCCGTGTGTTACGCAATAACGAATACAGAAAACCATTGAGGGCAGTCGGTAAATCGTCCTGATCCTTTTTTCtgcaaaggaaaaaaatattaacctgATACCTTAGCATAATCAAAATACACGTATGTGTTTCGCAGTTAGCTTGTTAGATATTGCGTACGCCAAAAAGTCAACACTAAATTACATCACAAACCTGAATCCTCGTATAACACCTCTTTCCATGTTCGATTGTAATATTTTCTGCAGTTGATACGACAGCTTGATTCCGAGTTGTGCTTTCATGTGAATAAATCCAGGATACTTCTTGTCAATTTCTTGAAGGTTTTTATCAGCTGTGTGTGACACCGTCACCTCCAAGTCAGTACTCATACTTATCAAATATGGAACAATCTACAATCAAAAATACAAACTGTGTAAATTATCTAGCCATGCACATTTAGgtataataattgtaagaaTTTTGTAAAATGCATTATAAGTTAACATAAACATATTGAATTCCACACTAAATTAGACATAGAACTGAGTGTAGACAATAATCAAATAACGTAAAATGCGAGTGGGTGTGGGTTTAAGGCACTGATTGACTACAGCAAAATCGAAGCATGTGTAATTGAATAGTGTAATGTTTGATTTCGCTCGGTGCATCACGGCGCACATTAATGGACGCAGTTCCATCATTCATGGTAAATATATAGCAGGTGAATTAATACGACTTGATTCTATTCAACATGATGTAAACGTATAAGGACAGTCCCCGTTAGTACCTGCACGGGATGCACGAGACCCTGCGCCAGCACGAGCTGCACCACCTTCATGGCGGCAGACCGCACCACCGTGCTGGGGTGCAGAGACGAGCCTAGGATCTCCTTCAAGTACAGCTGGATCACCGTCGACGCCATGCCGGAGGACACGTCTCCCATCTCTTTCAGATTCTCATGCTTGGACCGCTTCGACCCTGCAATACAATAGTCATTAAATTACTGTTGTGCAGTGGTGTTGTCACTCCACATATACATTTCAAAATGCCTTGAAATCTTGTTTATGTAACGGTACACCTTTTATTAGTTTAAGATAAAGAGAAATATCCGAAAAAAATTGAATGCCTTACATTCTTTATCCTGTCTGATCATTCTCTGCTCCTCCTCTTGTAAGTACATTTCTATGTTCCTGAGCACGTCCGCTTTCATTTCGATCGGCGCCAAGTCCGACGTAAGGAGCTGGTGGTAAAACTCTTTAAGTTCAGGCCGCAACATAAACTCGTAATGTCTCACACACACCGAACCGAGCGCTTTCAGCGTGTTTGACACAAAGTCTTCATCCTCAAGCCCCACAAAAAACATTAACGTTGAGTAAACCTGCTCTTTTATATCATGCTGTAACAATTTAAACATTCACGAGTTAacaaattttcacaaatttCTTCAAATTGTAGCAATAATACTTTAcagcatttattaaatatagtttgttaCACTTACTGGAAGACCTTCTACGACTTTTGCTTCTGTAAAGTCGAAGTACCGCAAAAGCAGTCCTACGATAAACAATGCCCGCCGGAAATAAGGCCTCGAGTGCAACGCCCGCGTCATATCAGGGTTCCTCTGCCAACTTTGCTTCCATTGGAGCAGgatacctaaaaatattatataccctAGGATCACATAATCGTAACCGGCAacaaaatttaaagattttagTAATTTCGTTAACAAAATGATAGTTTGTAAATGGATGTGATTGACTCACCGTGGTATTTGTTGAACACATCCCGTATGAGTTTGTAGTTATGCGTGAGGTTGTTGACGATGGCGGCTAGGCACGCTATACAGGACGCGATGACCAGCTGGCCGCGCTGCAGTATCAGCGTCACTGCGGCTTCCCTCCAGCTGAGCCAAGAATACTTCGCTAGGGTGCTCCATCAGTGGAACAACTAGTTCTAGAGTTGACGCCACCGTCGACATTATTTGCTGTTCGTATTGGTTCTGTAACAAAGTTAcactgttcaatattttttttaaatgactacCTACAAATTAATAGGTGTCGAGCGGTACCCTTAAAGTAACGATAATacgaatattatttgaaattcttataaaacCTTTAGCTTACCTGCCCCTTTAAGCTAAGATATGGTTGAAGTGTTAATGCGTGATTAACTAGTAATTGAGGCCTTATTTTAGCAAATAAATGCAGAGTGGAAAGGCACGCCAAAATACGTTGAGAGGAACCCGTTCCTGAGGAAGAAAACACAGGTAAATTTTTCTCAATCTTGTTCAAGGTTTATTTATTGggttcatttatatttttctcaccATCTGTGCTTGTTTCCTCCAAGTGAAGTAAACTCTCAACAAGACAATCTACGATTTGTTGACAAGCAACTAATAGGGATTTAGGcggttgatatattatttttgttgagtCATCTTTATCTTCCTTGGGTTTAAACAACTGTAAAAGAATAACAATTACCAATAATCATTCTTCACTTTGGGTTTTAAATTGTTCATAAATGAGATGAATGTAGTATTACGTAAGACCAGTAGGGATGTAACTTACGCTCATGAGCAACTGCTGGAACCACTCGAGGCCGATGTCGCGCGAGGAGATGACGACGTCGGTGATGTTGAGCACCTTGCGCGTGAGCGggtcggcggcggcggcggcggccgtcATGTCCAGCGCGCCgggccgcgccgccgcgcacggcTGAACCACATGTTCTGGAATACCTCCATCACCAACTTGCGGATGCCCTCCTCGTCGTTCACCCGGCGGATCATTTTCACGCATATCTCCGGGATCTTTGGGAACTCCGGACACTCTATACATATATCTTTAAGAATCTTTATTACACGCTTTCGTACAGATACACCGGtatcctgaaaaaaaaaataattgtttattgaactTATGCACAGATTATTAATGTTagaatagtaataaattaattctaagaCTCACTAATATCCTGTTGGAGAGCATTCCGTAATACTTGTCGATGAGATCGTGTCGACTGAGCACGAACTTGCCGACGAGGTCCACGGCGGCCTCGCGCACAGCCGTGGACTGGTCCAGGAAGGAGCGGTTGACGCCGATCTGCATGTCGGGCCGCGCCAGCACCGAGGGGTCCGCCTCCACTATCATCGCTAGACACTTCATGGCCTTCGTACGAATCGCGATCGTGTTCTCGCACAATATCACGAGTATCTTCCTTAAATACCTGTCGAAGCTCTGCGAGAAGGATCTCTTCGAGGCCAGGTACTGCGAGATCAACTCGGCCCCGCCGTAGTCTATGTACGACTGCATCACCTGGACCTGCGTGCCGCCCTGGTACCTGAACGGTCTTATTTTCTCGAGAAAGAAATGCTTACGTCtttctattgttttatatttttcggcGGAAACGATCGCGCTGGTGCAATTTTTCTTGTCAGACTTGGATTCCTTTATTCCACCGTCACTATCTTCGTCAATTTCAGATTCTTCATCTGTAGAATCGTCCTTGTGCcgctttttcgttttatttttcggTCTTTTTGTCGGCGAACTGCTTTTCGGTTGGACAACCATGTCCCTATACCActgtgtaatataaaaatgtcgaGCGCAGTTCCAGGCTTGGTCTTTCTGTCCGTTTATTGCTAGATAATCTAATAAAACGCGTTGGAGAAATTCCGTTCTTTCTTCGTCTTCATCGAGGCCGAAAGTTACACCCTGCAAGTACATTTCAAAatgaggaaaaaaatatttttacaaatctgTCAACATTATGTAATCGATATGTGTGAAATGAGATGTCAGATGACAACGGAGGTCAGTAATGGTCAATAAAAGTACGACGGTTTCAAAATACGAACAGACACCACAAATAATTCTTACCTGTGCTTGGTTGCCGTCCTTCTCCTCCTCGGCGCGGATGTCGCGTATGACGTGGTCCATGGTGGCGAGCTTGGCGCGCGAGTGCACGCTGTCGCGCCGCAGCCGCGCCGCCACCAGCCCGAGGTACTCCAGCGACGCCACGCGCACCGACATCTCCATCGACTTGTCCGACATGTACTTCACCTGCGAGTGTCAACACTGATTAACGATCCGCGTCCCTCGAATGTGCCACGATAAACGAATCTAATCTAATCCCCGtgttttttaattgtgaagattgtgattggtcgagacgAGTACATGTCAGTCACACATTCAGAAACTTAAATGACACGGTCACATTCTAGAAGCTTTGATTTGGTTAATAGCGCCGTCGAAATGCCACGTTCTAAACTATCATGTTGTGTCAATTGTTAAGCATAAAAAGTTGATCGAAACTAAGTATTTTTCGTTTCATTATATGCTtgaagtacataaataatacttacaagCATTGTACCAAGTAAGCTAAGCAGCAGTTCAGTCGCAGGCCACTCGGGTTTGTTGACTGTGGTCAGGAGGTCATGCACGAAGTTCTCGAACAGAGGCCTGAAGTCCACTTCTTCCGATCGACTTCGGCATTTGTTTAGGAATGATGTTAGGAATGTACCACCCACACTGATTGCCGCTTCGTACTTAGATATTATCATTAGATCTTTATCTATGTGCTGCAAGTAATTCATTTACCTTCAACTATACgaaatatttaatctttttattaataacaacaaaacattaattataccaTATGAACTATACccgttaataataatgatattatgtttctTAGAGGATGACGGATTTATTCTGACAGTTATTTTACGAAAACGAAcatcaataaaagtaaattttataggaaattttaatataaattttcaaaacttggtttataaaatatattaaataaaaattttgaagacATTTACTTGATTTAATGAAACAACAAAAACGATTTTAATGCGAATAAATTGGGTAAAATgattttgtatgatttttaaGCTCTTACTTTTTTGCTCTCGGAAGTGTCGGCGTGCTCTTTATCCTTATCCTGGGACTTGCACAGCGTCTCCGGCAGCGTGACGACGCACTGCACCAGCTGCAGCACCAGCGCCGTGAGCATCTGTATGTGCTGGTCCGTGCTCAGCTGGAACGAGCGCAGGTTGTGCTTCGAGCTCGGGATCCGCGCTATCGACGCCAGGATGTCTTCCAGCAGCAGTCGCCGGTGTTGTTCGTATTTTGTGAATATCTGTAACAAATGACAATCATTGCGATAGGGCTCTGTCTACTTCCGCAATGTATTTGCAGGAGAAGTGAATTCATTATCCCACAGAAAATCTATGTTACATGACATAGATAGTCTATGTCATGTGACATAGATTTTCTTGCATTTAGTTGCAAAAGCGACATTGTAGAGGGCCTAAGAAAAACATTGCGTTCCTAATTTCCTTATTTTTCCTTAAAGGACACTCACTTGTTTTCTCGCAATGTCATgtcttgtaaaaatataataaatatctagaCTGCAACAGAAGTACGTCCAATAGATTTCGCATTAGAAgtgtatgtattatttagaGTTATCTCTCATTGCAAAATGTTGcatgtattaaaaacaattgacaCTGTAAGTTGAATAACACAGTAAGTATAATGTAGCCGGCACATACCGTGGTGACGAGCTTGAGCGCGGCGAGTTGGAGCTCGCTGACATTCTCGACGAAGAAGGGCGACACGCCCACGGTGGAGGCGTGCAGCACCGTGGTGTCCGTGAGGTGGTGCGCCGCGAACAGCTCGGCCAGCAGCGCCACGCTCTCGTGCGCGTGCGTGTACAGCTCCTTCACGGCGCGCGTGGAGCCGCCGCAGCGCCGCGTGGCGTGCGTcgagccgccgccgcgccgcttGCGCCCGTCCACTGCACGCGTCACACACAACACACGTATAACGCCTACACACTATTTACCACAATATTTTACTACTTTTTAATCATTTCATTATTCAGGGTCACACTAAAGGTTTACTCTGGCAAATTGCGAGTGAATTCACAACGGAGCGGAGGCGCTACAAACACGCCGCGTGCGGAACGTCTTTGCTTCACTGACGTTATTTTGTATACTCTCGTACAACAATCCTTATCTTCAatcgaaattaattatttatatgtgtataagGTGCGTATGTTTATATCGTaaggatttttatattgtaaccgTTCTGTCCCAATCGATTCGTTAAAAATTAATTCTCCCAATTTGGCCGCTGTGCCAGCTTTCGTGATCGTTTTCTGTGTTTTTGAATTAACAAAGCTAACAGTAATGGTTCCTTGTTGAAATCCATTCGGTTACTAATTATCCAAAACACGTTGCGAGTTCGCTACGCGTCCGCCGGGCTATGAAAATGCTCATCATCCCCCAGTGTGATAGgtcttttaattatttcatgtaAGCACGTAAGTGAAAAAACtacatattaagtaaaaaaaaacgaaactaTGTTGATAAAGTTTTAgggttattaaatataattttgtttaatggCAAGGGTAGCACCAcagatattttatgtaataactcAAGCctaaataatctcttttcaaaTATCAGTCTCCAAACAAATTATAGTCATTCTCAaagcataaattttaaaatattgtatttaatacataCCTTTCTTTTTAGATGTTGTCTGAATACTATACACTGGGTCGTAAACACAGTAAATAGTATTGTTGAGTTGGAATTTTATGAACATAATAATTCTATCTATAACATCTTCTAAAAATATGCGCTTGGGCATACTGGGGGACGTCATTATGTACAATGATGTGAGGCAGGCATCGGACGCGCACATAACTCGCTCTAATGCCGACTCTATCCATATCTGTCTCATTTCTTCACTATCTtcctaaataaacaaataattaaggttgaaaactaattacatttttatacacaaaaaaaaaaaaaaatagtagctAAATACTTACAGGATCACCCACAAGCGACATTTTCTCTGCTGCTCTAATATTTTTCTCCAATATATTTAACAATCTGACTAATCTGTCTGAAGGTATCGCTTCCATAGCACCAAGGTTCTTTAATTTAGCTGCTTCCGCACTCAACTCCTGCAGTTGGTAACGCGGTAGTAATAATTCCTCGGGTATGTCTGTCCCTTCTgaaaatgtgtatattttatatacatgtcGAATAACTCTTTCGGCTTCATCAAATATTCCTATTacacaatattgtaaattactatgggttgagaaaaaaaaatccattgtatcgcctatttatttcaatgacacAATAAAATGTTTCGTAAAATTCCATATTCACTTACCCATTTCATCCGTTATTAATATATCGTCGTCAATAGCTTCGAATACTGATTCAATTAATTTGTTGAAACGTTGGTAGGTGTTTGTTTCCATCAGTTCGTCTACTGATAACATTTCTAAAACCGGTACCAAACGCCGCTCCACTTTGCGAAGTTTCGGTCGcactgtaatttatttttgtattttaatattcaaattcagTAACTACAATTTATCATCGCGAGATCAAAGATTTATTGAGAGCATAATAACGCCATCTTGCAGTCTAGAACACAGTGTAACCGAAAACAgtaatggtaaataaaatttagccCCTTTAGACAGcttttaaaaagtgttttataaaaaaagtattgtgtGATAAGACAGTAATAGAATAGTAAAAGTAACCGTTATAAGTGCGGGTATAAAAATAGATACCGATTGCGGCTTCGGCCTCCACTTTTTTGCTGGCTTCTTCATGTTTTCTCTTGACTGCTTCCCAATTTTTCTCTCTAGCTATGTCTATTGCTTCTCTCTCTTTATCTACATTCGGCGTAAAGTTACTGGGTTTCGCTTTCAAGGGCATGTTATCGTCGGAATCTGACTCAAGTGTACTGTTTTTCCTAGGTCTGTCTTCATGGGAAAACTCGTGCTTCTTCAATAGACCCTCctgagaataattaatattatgataattatataaagctgaagagtttgtttgtttgtttgtttgaacgcgctaatctcaggaagtaccggtccaaactgaaaaattatttttgcgttggatagccctttgttcgtggagtgctatagactatatatcatcacgctatacccaatgggagcggagcagtaatggctaatctcaggaactaccgattcgaactgaaaaaatattgttgtgttgaatagccctttgtttgtggagtgctcaaagttatatatcatcacgctatgaccaataggagcggagcagtaatggctaatctcaggaactaccggtttgaactgaaaaaattgttttgtgttggatagccctttatttgtggagcgctataggctatatatcatcacgctatgactaataggagcggagcagtaatgaaacgtgttgcaaaaacggggaaaaaatattgaaattaaactaattttccggattctatcgcggttttttgt
This genomic window from Manduca sexta isolate Smith_Timp_Sample1 chromosome 17, JHU_Msex_v1.0, whole genome shotgun sequence contains:
- the LOC115448180 gene encoding uncharacterized protein LOC115448180 — its product is MSKEMIEYDDEEYVDVNSLPLKPPQPLLPPERPTRRPWHPVMWDSSIIGIPPPDHSQKEDEPVSKSREYPHKQRIRNLRRLIAQGKVKPTPETLIFFLCNKFAISEERQKNL